The nucleotide sequence TACAGCTTAGACAGACTGCGTGacctcagcatcatccatcTACAAACATGTGCCTCTAATAGTTCCCCTCATGACATCTCCATCCCGAATTCTTAGGTTCTATACCAGTGGCGTGTGattctcgtcttcctcatcttgcgctggagctggaaaaTCCCGTACATCAGAGCCTCGCTTGTAGGAGGACAGCCAGGAACATATACATCGACCGGTACTACTCTATCGGCCCTTGCCTGGGAGTTAGACGGACTGTATGAACGAAGGGGGGAGTTGGGGGACATATCTCGGACGACAGAGTAGCTGTAGTGGTAGTATCCACCACCATTAGCGCACGAACCCATGGAAATGACCCAGCGGGGATCAGGCATCTGATCGTAAACCTGTCGAAGAGCAGGAGCCATCTTGTTTGTGAGAGTTCCAGCAACAATCATGACATCGGACTGTCGTGGCGAGGCACGGAAAATAATACCGAGGCGATCCTGATCGTATCGGGGGGTAGAGAGATGCATCATTTCGACGGCACAGCAGGCCAGACCGAAGGTCATGGGCCACAGGGACGACTGACGAGCCCAGTTGGTGACGGCATCAAGTGTGGTTCTGTTGAATGGAACAGGTTAGTGCTGGTCCAGTATTTAGGTGACGATTGCGATTTTCTTGACACAAGCAAAGGTCGAAGGAACAACATACAGCGCATACTGCAAGGCACCCTTGGGAGCAACCTCGCTGGGCAGCGGAACCTCTCTGCGAACCTTTCCTACACCAGTTGCGGAGTGAGTCTGGAGGGCGCTCGCATCGCGGCGAGAGTTGGTCGTGAAGGCGGCAGCGGTAGTTCTGAAAGGAACAATGGCAGTTGTAGGCTTGACTATTGTGACAAGTAAAGTCAGTAATATGTATTGGCGTCGCGATGATCGAATTCGTTGTCCGAGCTATAAAGCCCGCCTGGCCGGAAGAGTTCAAGGCACGCACCTCGGAGGGCCATTGAAGCCGCGGACCGCGTGGAAGAGAGCATTTTGGGCGAGAGAACGATTCGGCAGAGGAGCGAACCTCGATCGCACGATATCAGAGGGCCTGAAGAGGGGAGATTGGCGCGAGCGTGGTTGACGGCGTTGGCGGAGCGAAGCTTTcttggttgatgttgaatgATTCGCCTCTTTGCTTGCCGACCTGGAATAAGACAATTCTGATTGGCTGAGATGGACTTCTGAAAGCCGTGGATTAGCCGACGTGGTGGGGCACCTCTTCTGGTGATAACCTCGGGCGACCTTGGCTATGAGAAAGACAGATGTCGAAAGGAATTTGACTTTTGGAAGTTATTCCTGCGATGGTAGAGAAGAAATTTCGAAATTTTCAGAGCTGTTTTTGGTTGAATTTTTCAATGGGAATCATTTTGCCTTACGGTCTGTCATTGGGTTCAGAACGTTTCACGCTCCCAAGTCCATGACGTTCACATTACCTCTAGACCACTGGACGGGAAGTAGGCGAATTCTCTCCAATCGAcatgaactgaactgaaatttagtgttcttgttcttaaAGCCAGTGGCGAATACTTGGTGTTCGTTGATTTGTGTCTTGATTGCTTGGGCAAGGAGATGGAAGTGTTACTGTCTTATTAGCAATAGATCTTGGGTTGACTCCTACCTACTCAGATGTATCAACATGTCAGGGTTTCGAAAATGCAAGAAGCTGTACGGATATTTCCATTGTTCTCGCCTTTATATTGGCCCCGGTATGAAATTTAGAGACTTCTGATACGGCTATTGTCATCCTTGATGTTTGCCTTGATTGTGCCAAAAAATATATTTCAGAAATGTTTTTACCCTGCTAGCTAGAAGTTGCCAACCTTGGTTGATAATAACTGAGCTGCTGGGGTGGTGATTATGTCTGGCTGTCCTAGTATACGGAGAATTTCGATGTGAATATCAAGCTAGAAGAATTTGGGATAATCAATGAATTTAAAGGAGATTCGGTAGGAAAGTATGAAATATTTATTCCGGGTCTGATCAAGGGGTTGAAAACCATAAGACTATAAGGCAACATTGTTGGTTTCCAAGCCAATATCGTTTGCGTGTTGCTTCTTGGTTTTGTTCTAACTGTAGCTGAGCTTTTGACTTCTCGTCTCGGGCCAAGCATCTATTAGTTACGATTTTTGATCGATTATCAGTCAATCAAGCAAGGAGGGAATAATAATCGTCTCGCTCGTAATTTAGATATACgataaaaataaactaataAAGCTACTCGGAAGATCTTCCCCAGAGTTTTCCTCCCTTACCACGCGAGAAAGGGGGTTGTTCGTTGGCTACTGGCACAAAGTTTGTGAAAACCAGTTCGTGGTTGGCTCCAGCGGTTAAACTAAACAAATGAGTTGACCTGGATCAGTGACAGGGGTTGTCATTTCGGAGCCGGGGATAACTGCATCTTCAATCACAGGTCGGTTATGCACAAAACGTAATGTAGGTCACAGTGATTTCATTTCAGATCTTTACAATTAAAGGAAGAGCCAATTGAGTCTTTCAGTTTCCGGAATCAAGTGGGTTCGCTTGTTTGATTTATTTAATCATCCATGTTTGCAGTCCCAGTTGCTGCCCGCATCGACCCGCCGCTCAAGGGTATACTAACACACAGGGATATGAAAGAGACTGTGCGTCTGCACATATCATGTCTGACCGTAATGACCGTTGCTAGACCCGTAAAGTGATTTACATATTATATGACAGCTGCTAATCGTTCACTTTCGGACTGAATGTCGGCTAACTAAAAGTGACAAGCATTACCAAGGGTGGTTTTCATGGCTACCAGAATGCTTAACATTGAACCCTGAACAAATACTCCGTACGGGCGGGAGTACAGGCACCGCACATAGTGTAGTGCGAACGAGAGACATTTTATGGTTACGTTTACACGTTCCTCGTCATCCGCTATTATGTCACTTTGCGTATGCAAATGGATAAAagtcagccagccagccacgcGCCAAAGCAAGAACTAGACGCGACTAATTTGATATGCACCAAGGTGTATCCGAGGTAGTCCATAGTGAAGATGCTGATGTTAGTTAACATCTTATCATCACAATAACAAGATCGATTTTAAGAGATTCGCAATACATAGGTAAATAAAAGATTCACAAGGGACGTGGACTCGATTGATGGGTAGTTATCTTGGGTACTTGCTAAGGACATAAATAGCATTCCAGACGAAAGTTAGTGGATAGAATCCGGCGTGCGATCACTAACATGGACTGCCAAGCCACCCCGCTAATGGCTAGAGGCGGGCAGGACAGTAGTTTCCGTTCTGAGACTCTGGTTCCCCCTTTCTGGCTGCCGACTATCACTTCATCACCTCCTGCGGAAGGTGGGCGCATCTCAAGGGTGGGTAGTACTACGTGGAAAGTGTTGTGAGAGACCAAGACTTGACAAATGCGAATATCAAGGGATAACAAGTCCAAGGTTTAGGTTAGACTTTGGGACCTTGGGTGTTGCTGAATCACATGAAACAACCTAATTATGCTTCTTGGCCACGCCTTCAAGACCCTCTACACTCACTCGGAAACAGTATTAACTGTTCGGTACATGGTGCTCCCCTGAAGCGAAGTTCTAACTTACCTAGCTCAGAAAATGTAGTATGATACATGTCCATAGAAGCGGACTTCATATGGTGGCTAACATGTAGAGGATCTGGCTAGAGTTTGGATACTTATGAGACACAACTTCGACCCCTCGCCTTAGAATGACAAGAACTGGAGGGAAAGCCTGGCGATGTTCCTAAGTCTCTTTCTGTCTCCTCGAATCCTGGTCTCTTCAATCGACAGCCTCTACAACAACGAAGCTCCGATACCACTACCCTGGCTTTATAGCACCTTGCTCAAGTTAGGTAGATAGCATACTGGTGGCTCCGCAAATCTCCAAGTAACTTCTCCACGCTCCAACGCCCCCCTCCACTCAGGACCAGTTCTTGGATTTGACTTGCGACTTCCCGGCGATTTCCAGTTTCCACCTCGACAGGGCAGGTACTTGTCTGGAAATCGTTCCCGTTCCACCTGACctttctcaacaccacaacCTCAACTCACCAATTCTCACGTCACTTGTCTGATCTCACCCTTCTCTAcctttcctctcctcttgATTTCTTCTGTTAATCTACTCCTGCTCCTACATCTCTTCCTGCGACAAAAGCCGCCGCGATCCCTCGAATTCTTACCAAGAGCAACCTCGAACATATCTTTCTCCGTCGCAAGTCCGAATAATATCCTGCTTTAAAATGCACTCTGGCTACGCTCTCTGAGCTTGCATTCGTCCGTCGATGCTTCGTTTTACCGCTCCTCCGTGGCGCGCATAGACTCTCCGACTCCTCCGGCTCCTGCATTATCTTGCATTATATCCGTGGCCATGATGTGGCCTCGGTTCAAACAATGGCTATCGAACTGGCCCTCTCGATTAGTCTTCCGCTACCTCAGCACCCTATTTCTTATATGCTTCGCTATCACCAATTATATATTATGGACCAGCAGCCAGGGCTGGGATGTGACAGAACCTAAAGGCCCAGTCACTATGGGCCCAAAACATCCGATTAAGAAGCTCATGGCAGATGCCCGCGCTCGCCATGAGGGCCTCCTTTCAAAACGAAGCCATAATCTTTATGATGCTGCTGAGCGTTATCGCGCCCGCCGAGGACGTCACCCGCCACCAGGCTTCGATAAGTGGATGGAGGCTGCACTCGCTTCCAACAGCATTGTGGTTGAGGATTATTTCGATCGTATATACAAGGATTTGGCTCCATATTGGGCGCTTGACGCTCACACCTTAGCCAGGCGCGCATCCGCCTGGCATTGGGTCGTGAAAGTTCGCAATGGCGTGGCCACCGGTGTTGGCGATGCAACCGGTCGTGTGCCATGGCTTGAACTATGGACCAAACTCGTCGGAGAGTTTGCAAAGGATTTGCCCGACGTCGACATGCCAATTAACTACATGGATGAACCTCGACTTCTTGTTCCTTTCGACGAATTATCCAAATTTGTCGAACAAGAACGCGACAATCGGCGCATTGCTCCTATGAAAGAGGTCGTCACAAGATTCAAGGCTTTGTCCAAGCTCGACGACGAAAAACCTCAGCCTTACGATCCCTACTGGTACAATAGCTCAGCTAACTATTGGGAACTTGCGCGTGTGACGTGTGACCCCAACACTCCGTCACGCAATGTTCAACAAGTCTCAGACTTTAAGGCTCCCGTTGAATATCCCTCAAATTGGAATCCCGAGTACGCTTATAaaggttatataaaaaactggACTGCTGCCCAGGACCCGTGTTTACAACCACATCTGCGCCAAATGCACGGGAGCTTTGTTGCGCCTCTCAGTTTGTCTACTTCTACCGAATTGATCCCATTGTTTGGCGGATCTAAGCTTCCTATGAACAACGAGATCCTCATCCCTGGCGCCATGTACCTTACTGCCGACGAATTCTATTCTGGAGGGGAGAAGATGGGTCCAGCATGGCACGCCAAGAAAACCGGTGTTGTTTGGAGAGGTGATGCTTCTGGTGGTGAGCCGAGAGCTGATGTCTGGCATCGCTTCCATCGTCACCGTCTTATCCAGATGCTGAATGGCACATATGTTGACAGTGTTGAGCATCGAGGCGTCAAGCCCAAGACATTTCAACTGCCAACTCCCGACCATTACAACAGCACCCATCGCGCCTCCAAAACCATTGGTCAATGGTTGATGCAGATCTCTGACTGCGGATTCAAACGTCTTCTATGTGAAAAAGTTGGCTGTGATCCTGTCACCCCTTATTATCGTGAATTGAAGCATATGGCCATGAAGGAGCAGTACCGCTACAAATTTTTGCCTGATACCGACGGCAATTCATTCAGCGCCCGTTTTCGTGGCTTCCTACGTTCCTCGAGCATGCCTCTCAAGGCTACTATCTATGCTGAATGGCATGACGACCGTCTTACTCCATGGGTTCACTTTGTACCCTTCGATAATACTTTTCAAGACCTTTACCCCATCCTCGAATTCTTCACAAATGAAGAAGCCGGCGGGGATACCGCCGCGCGATTTATCGCTGAGAGGGGAAGAGACTGGGCCAGTCAAGTCTTGCGTCGCGAAGACATGTGTCTTTACACTTGGCGTCTGTTACTTGAGTGGGCTCGAGTCTGCGATGAAGATCGCGAGAAGCTTGGATTCATAAGAGACTTGATAGAGCCCAGAAAGGATTCAATACGGTAAACTGAGTCGAGTTTCGACAGCACATGTTTACAGCACACTGATCCACCACCAAACTGGATGGTTTAGGTGCTCAcgtatatattaatattcaCGGCGTGGCGTTCCGGAGTTGGATTGTTTCTCTACGAGTGGCTGGATATCTGAGATAATTTGGATGGCATACGGGGCGTTCAAGACGCTTGACTGACTAAAAAACGTTCTATACTTGGGCGGCAAAATCATGTAATTG is from Fusarium musae strain F31 chromosome 4, whole genome shotgun sequence and encodes:
- a CDS encoding hypothetical protein (EggNog:ENOG41); its protein translation is MLSSTRSAASMALRVKPTTAIVPFRTTAAAFTTNSRRDASALQTHSATGVGKVRREVPLPSEVAPKGALQYALTTLDAVTNWARQSSLWPMTFGLACCAVEMMHLSTPRYDQDRLGIIFRASPRQSDVMIVAGTLTNKMAPALRQVYDQMPDPRWVISMGSCANGGGYYHYSYSVVRDMSPNSPLRSYSPSNSQARADRVVPVDVYVPGCPPTSEALMYGIFQLQRKMRKTRITRHWYRT
- a CDS encoding hypothetical protein (EggNog:ENOG41~CAZy:GT90); translation: MGPKHPIKKLMADARARHEGLLSKRSHNLYDAAERYRARRGRHPPPGFDKWMEAALASNSIVVEDYFDRIYKDLAPYWALDAHTLARRASAWHWVVKVRNGVATGVGDATGRVPWLELWTKLVGEFAKDLPDVDMPINYMDEPRLLVPFDELSKFVEQERDNRRIAPMKEVVTRFKALSKLDDEKPQPYDPYWYNSSANYWELARVTCDPNTPSRNVQQVSDFKAPVEYPSNWNPEYAYKGYIKNWTAAQDPCLQPHLRQMHGSFVAPLSLSTSTELIPLFGGSKLPMNNEILIPGAMYLTADEFYSGGEKMGPAWHAKKTGVVWRGDASGGEPRADVWHRFHRHRLIQMLNGTYVDSVEHRGVKPKTFQLPTPDHYNSTHRASKTIGQWLMQISDCGFKRLLCEKVGCDPVTPYYRELKHMAMKEQYRYKFLPDTDGNSFSARFRGFLRSSSMPLKATIYAEWHDDRLTPWVHFVPFDNTFQDLYPILEFFTNEEAGGDTAARFIAERGRDWASQVLRREDMCLYTWRLLLEWARVCDEDREKLGFIRDLIEPRKDSIR